From Phycodurus eques isolate BA_2022a chromosome 20, UOR_Pequ_1.1, whole genome shotgun sequence, a single genomic window includes:
- the khdrbs1b gene encoding KH domain-containing, RNA-binding, signal transduction-associated protein 1b, producing MENGDNKYLPELLAEKDSLDSSFTHAMKLLEAEIDRVQKGESKKEPDTYLDLFTNKFIKLKERVLIPVKQYPKFNFVGKILGPQGNTIKRLQEETGAKISVLGKGSMRDKAKEEELRIGGEPKYAHLSMELHVFVEVFAPLPEAYLRMAHAMEEVKKFLFPDVTDDICQEQFMEMGYLNGGQEHGGRGRGGMPIRGRGGPPGAHRGRGMPPRGAARGARGAGRGVPAARGGPAAAAARGAVAPRGARPPAGGPPQRMLPHQHTPAAVAESYEDYAYDESYAADNTYESYESYYSQQPQAEAEYYDYGHGEAAESYENFAQDDWNGTQRSAPGKAAPAARGGAKAAYRQHPYQQY from the exons ATGGAGAACGGCGACAACAAATATCTCCCCGAGCTGCTGGCGGAGAAGGACAGCCTGGACTCGTCTTTCACACACGCTATGAAACTTTTAGAAGCAG AAATCGACAGGGTCCAGAAGGGCGAGTCGAAGAAGGAGCCAGACACATACCTTGATCTTTTCACGAACAAGTTCATCAAACTCAAGGAACGGGTCCTCATACCTGTGAAACAGTACCCCAAG TTCAACTTTGTGGGCAAGATCCTGGGACCCCAAGGCAACACCATCAAACGTCTGCAGGAGGAGACTGGGGCCAAGATCTCTGTGCTGGGCAAGGGCTCCATGAGAGACAAAGCTAAG gagGAGGAGTTGAGGATCGGCGGTGAGCCAAAGTATGCCCACCTGTCCATGGAGTTGCATGTGTTTGTCGAGGTTTTCGCCCCCTTGCCCGAAGCCTACCTGCGTATGGCCCACGCCATGGAGGAAGTCAAGAAGTTCCTGTTTCCT GATGTGACTGATGATATCTGCCAAGAGCAGTTCATGGAGATGGGCTACCTGAACGGAGGCCAGGAGCACGGGGGCCGAGGAAGAGGCGGCATGCCAATTCGGGGACGCGGCGGCCCCCCAGGAGCACACAG GGGAAGGGGTATGCCCCCTCGCGGCGCAGCTCGGGGAGCTAGAGGCGCAGGAAGGGGCGTTCCCGCCGCCCGAGGAGGGCCGGCCGCTGCCGCTGCCAGGGGGGCTGTGGCGCCTCGTGGTGCCAGGCCGCCCGCCGGCGGGCCACCCCAGAGAATGCTGCCCCATCAGCACACTCCTGCCGCAGTCGCAGAAAGCTATGAGGATTAT GCCTACGACGAGAGCTACGCCGCTGACAACACCTACGAGTCATACGAGAGCTATTACAGCCAGCAGCCACAGGC AGAGGCAGAATATTACGACTATGGACATGGAGAGGCTGCAGAGTCATATGAAAATTTTG CCCAAGATGACTGGAACGGCACCCAGCGATCAGCTCCAGGCAAAGCCGCGCCTGCGGCCAGAGGTGGCGCCAAGGCGGCCTACAGGCAGCACCCATACCAACAGTACTGA